The following are from one region of the Centroberyx gerrardi isolate f3 chromosome 16, fCenGer3.hap1.cur.20231027, whole genome shotgun sequence genome:
- the rab33ba gene encoding RAB33B, member RAS oncogene family a — MAEVESSAEFSSSLTSANLPPPRTRIFKIIVIGDSGVGKTCLTYRFCASKFPEKTEATIGVDFRERLVEIDGEKIKIQLWDTAGQERFRKSMVQHYYRNVHAVVFVYDVTSAASFRSLPAWIEECKQHALGTEVPRILVGNKCDLRDSIQVGTDVAQQFADAHSMPLFETSAKNPANQGDGSYGCGNSDHVEAIFMTVAHKLKSQKPLVLSQPPGGPGTVALSSGRDDRGDGARSWGCGSC; from the exons ATGGCGGAGGTGGAGTCGTCGGCTGAATTCTCCAGCTCGTTGACGAGCGCAAATCTACCGCCACCGAGGACCCGCATCTTCAAGATCATCGTGATAGGGGACTCGGGGGTCGGGAAGACCTGCCTCACCTACCGCTTCTGTGCCAGCAAGTTCCCCGAGAAGACCGAGGCCACAATCGGGGTGGACTTCAGGGAGAGGCTGGTCGAGATTGACGGCGAGAAAATCAAG atCCAGCTGTGGGACACGGCAGGCCAGGAGCGCTTCAGGAAGTCCATGGTGCAGCACTACTACCGCAACGTGCACGCCGTCGTCTTCGTCTACGACGTCACCAGCGCCGCCAGCTTCCGCAGCCTCCCGGCCTGGATCGAGGAGTGCAAGCAGCACGCTCTGGGCACTGAGGTCCCGCGGATCCTAGTCGGCAACAAGTGCGACCTGCGGGACTCGATCCAAGTGGGCACGGATGTGGCGCAGCAGTTCGCCGACGCCCACTCCATGCCGCTGTTCGAGACGTCCGCCAAGAACCCCGCTAACCAGGGGGACGGCAGTTACGGTTGTGGGAACAGCGACCACGTGGAGGCCATTTTCATGACGGTGGCCCACAAGCTGAAGTCTCAGAAGCCGCTGGTGTTGAGCCAGCCGCCCGGGGGGCCCGGGACCGTCGCCCTGAGCAGCGGGAGGGACGACAGGGGGGACGGGGCGAGGAGCTGGGGCTGCGGCAGctgctga
- the ugl gene encoding malate synthase-like produces the protein MELSPSPPGLEAEYGTLFTANSLRFLHKLISKFDEEVDQVLRLRVSRKTQLDLSGGLPGFSEATTHVRRDPTWRVLPVPPRLQKRHVDIGDLAPCDTQRFIQALQSPAQGIQVDFDDGNCPTYHNQIKGIHNVYKAVHNQFPNAPPISQAPVLMLRPRAWNMVEHSMMVEGKEVPGPLFDFGLLMFHCGKNLFENKSGPFFYLSKVESFMEARLWNKIFVWTQQKLGLPLGSIKATVLIENVLAAFEMEEILYELRDHSAGLNCGIWDYSASFVNKFGHREAFLLPDRSKYVNMEKRFLRSYMDLLVQTCHRRGALATGGMAALLLPQDQHSASYRTALATVTRLKLLEIKAGVDGFMVYDLDLIEPMQKLFQLHTQGDNQLHQVRDDITVTPEDLLSMPSGGVTLFGLKYNIAVGILFIDAWLSGKGHFFYRGQVEDSATAEISRSQVWQWIRHQTQLEDDGRVATRRLVAELTQEVMMELSTLCHTVRAEQRLLTAADMFLEVVQKRDFPEFITTYLNLDHTFLRSQTDGQMESLARAKHKPKL, from the exons ATGgagctgtctccctctcccccaggCCTGGAAGCAGAGTATGGGACGCTCTTCACAGCGAACTCCCTGCGCTTCCTCCACAAGCTGATCTCCAAGTTCGACGAGGAGGTAGATCAG GTCCTGCGGTTGAGGGTGTCCAGAAAGACCCAGTTGGACCTATCGGGTGGTCTGCCTGGCTTCTCAGAGGCCACCACCCATGTCAGGAGAGACCCAACCTGGAGGGTGCTCCCCGTCCCTCCGAGGCTCCAGAAGAGGCATGTGGACATTGGGGATCTGGCTCCCTGCGATACCCAGCGCTTCATCCAAGCTCTCCAATCACCAGCGCAAGGCATACAG GTTGACTTTGATGACGGGAACTGCCCGACATATCACAATCAGATCAAAGGCATTCATAATGTTTACAAAGCGGTGCACAACCAATTTCCCA ATGCCCCGCCCATATCTCAGGCTCCAGTGCTGATGCTTCGTCCCCGCGCCTGGAACATGGTGGAGCACAGCATGATG gtggaggggaaggaggttCCGGGTCCTCTCTTTGACTTTGGGCTCCTCATGTTCCACTGTGGAAAGAACCTATTTGAAAACAAGAGTGGACCATTTTTCTACCTGTCTAAA GTCGAGAGTTTCATGGAAGCCAGACTTTGGAACAAGATATTTGTCTGGACGCAACAGAAG CTGGGACTTCCACTGGGCAGCATCAAGGCTACGGTGCTGATCGAGAACGTTCTGGCAGCATTTGAGATGGAGGAGATTCTTTATGAGCTGCGAGACCATTCAGCAGGACTCAACTGTGGCATCTGGGATTATTCAGCCTCCTTCGTCAATAAATTCG gtcACCGAGAGGCCTTCCTGCTGCCCGACCGCAGTAAATACGTCAACATGGAGAAGCGTTTTCTTCGCAGCTACATGGACCTGTTGGTTCAGACATGTCACCGGCGGGGGGCTCTGGCCACAGGAGGCATGGCTGCCCTGCTACTGCCTCAGGACCAGCACAGCGCCTCCTACAGGACAGCGCTGGCTACTGTCACCAG actgaagttgctggagatCAAGGCAGGTGTGGACGGTTTCATGGTGTATGACCTGGACTTGATCGAGCCCATGCAGAAA CTCTTTCAGCTCCATACTCAAGGTGATAACCAGCTTCACCAGGTTCGAGATGATATCACCGTGACTCCTGAGGACCTGCTCTCCATGCCTTCG ggAGGAGTTACCCTTTTTGGCTTGAAGTATAACATTGCAGTCGGTATACTCTTTATTGATGCTTGGCTATCAG GCAAAGGCCATTTTTTCTACAGAGGCCAGGTTGAGGATTCAGCCACAGCAGAGATTTCCAGATCCCAG gtgtggcAGTGGATCCGTCATCAGACTCAGCTGGAGGACGATGGCAGGGTGGCGACCAGGCGACTGGTGGCTGAGCTCACCCAGGAGGTCATGATGGAGCTCAGCACTCTCTGTCACACCGTTAG GGCTGAACAGAGGTTGTTGACAGCAGCGGACATGTTCCTGGAGGTGGTCCAGAAGAGAGACTTCCCAGAGTTCATCACCACCTACTTGAACCTGGACCACACCTTTCTCCGCTCCCAGACTGATGGGCAGATGGAGAGCCTGGCCAGAGCCAAGCACAAACCCAAACTCTAA